In Crassostrea angulata isolate pt1a10 chromosome 6, ASM2561291v2, whole genome shotgun sequence, a genomic segment contains:
- the LOC128190928 gene encoding uncharacterized protein LOC128190928 — MILRHSDQQTIRYHDHLCTVHTIYFLHLFTDCTIMDFHSSSGEPKDDPVTTVQAGEEAVINNEISREDVLIEKLEEMYLKLHESGSQRRDTWEGEDAEYYNVKLKKSEKLAKKKISKSELAVNNSKQAGTPGEVIVKTKEKRYSFKQADRQKRIKEGKEKTEEEIKRMEQIRNYALQRGVKTRRRRKRGFKSEHKVKRNQSVEDGFNYKTNARVEELDVQLVRSNPVWTFGRFTINKEREHASWRSAITLIAPKDIQSLLFGKSTTFVGIAKAWLESYPRFQRFEVVVTYYKQPDFNFGTSSLANCGIVQPYTSAKETIFAQLPSNAAKSAYQDITELMEGRAMLRPGNMKVPFGAENPKNDVRKQAMRAVHAQLLEKVIEMKSNMKARREKMAAIHDELKRLVFKKGLGMNEDEDACFVPRRLFLFDIKEFREVPQVVMTAHVPPNIPYIPQTYEEIPSCSNQPLADHVEEKETAVKKTKTSFGGRLLKFLGFR, encoded by the exons atgatcTTACGTCACAGTGACCAGCAGACAATTCGTTATCACGACCATTTGTGTACAGTGCATacgatttattttttgcatttgttTACAGATTGTACAATAATGGATTTTCATTCCAGTTCAGGAGAACCCAAGGATGACCCAGTCACCACCGTG CAAGCCGGAGAGGAGGCGGTGATTAATAATGAAATCAGCCGAGAAGACGTGCTGATAGAAAAACTTGAGGAGATGTACCTCAAACTGCATGAAAGTGGCTCACAGAGGAGAGATACATGGGAAGGAGAAGATGCTGAATATTACAATGTCAAACTCAAAAAATCTGAGAAGCTCGCCAAGAAAAAGATATCGAAATCTGAGCTGGCGGTCAATAACTCAAAGCAAGCCGGGACTCCAGGGGAAGTTATAGTGAAGACCAAGGAAAAGAGATATTCTTTCAAACAAGCGGACAGACAGAAAAGAATCAAGGAGGGAAAAGAGAAGACAGAAGAGGAAATAAAAAGAATGGAGCAAATAAGGAACTATGCCCTTCAGAGAGGAGTGAAGACTAGGCGTCGAAGAAAAAGAGGATTTAAGAGTGAACACAAGGTTAAGAGAAACCAAAGTGTTGAAGATGGttttaattacaaaacaaatgccAGAGTTGAGGAATTGGACGTTCAACTTGTAAGAAGCAACCCTGTTTGGACATTTGGACGTTTCACCATAAACAAAGAAAGAGAACATGCCAg TTGGAGGTCGGCAATTACACTTATTGCTCCAAAGGACATCCAGAGTCTTTTGTTTGGAAAGTCTACCACATTTGTTGGAATAGCAAAGGCTTGGCTTGAGTCCTATCCTCGCTTTCAACGTTTTGAAGTTGTCGTTACATACTACAAACAACCCGATTTCAATTTCGGAACAAGCTCCCTGGCTAACTGTGGAATAGTGCAGCCGTACACATCTGCCAAAGAAACTATTTTCGCTCAATTGCCCTCCAATGCTGCTAA ATCCGCATACCAAGACATTACGGAGCTTATGGAAGGAAGAGCCATGCTAAGACCGGGCAATATGAAG GTTCCATTTGGTGCAGAAAACCCCAAAAATGACGTGAGAAAACAGGCAATGAGAGCAGTTCATGCACAGCTTTTG GAGAAGGTCATTGAAATGAAGTCTAATATGAAAGCTAGAAGGGAGAAAATGGCAGCTATTCATGATGAATTAAAG AGATTGGTTTTCAAAAAAGGACTGGGTATGAATGAGGATGAGGATGCATGTTTTGTTCCGCGAAGACTATTTCTATTTGATATCAAGGAGTTTCGGGAAGTGCCTCAG GTTGTAATGACTGCGCATGTTCCCCCAAACATACCGTACATACCCCAAACTTACGAAGAGATACCGAGCTGTTCAAATCAACCATTGGCAGATCATGTAGAAGAGAAAGAG actGCTGTAAAGAAAACGAAAACATCGTTTGGCGGAAGGTTGCTTAAATTTTTGGGATTTCGATGA